Below is a window of Burkholderia cepacia DNA.
GCAGCAGCGCGTTGCAGACGGCCTTGTCGGCCGCCGAGAACGCATGGCTGCGATGCGGACGGCAGACGCGAAAGCGGCACTCGACGCCGTCGTGCGTGCGCAGGTCGGCGCCCATCAGATAGCCGACGTCGAACGGCTGCAGGAATTCGGCATACATCGCGCTGTTGCGCCAGACGCCGACGCCGAGCAATTCGTCGACGGTGACGACGCGATCGGCCGGCAGGTTCACGAACGGATCGAGTGCGTAGTAGTAGGTGTTGTACGACGCGACGCCCGTCAGCGGCGCACTCTCCTCGGACGCGTTGATCATCAGCCCCGTCTGCCCGCTGGCCGGCCAGCGCAGGATCATCGTCACGTAGTTCGCGTGCAGGTGCACGCGGATCTGCTCGAGCGCGGCGCCCCACGGCACGTCTTCGAGCGGGCCTTCGTAGATGGTCGTGAGCAAGGCGTCGAACTGCTCGAGCGTCAGTTTCGATTGGGCAAGGTTCGGCGGCAGGGCCGGGGGCGCCGTGGTCATTCGGGATGTCTCCTGTTGCGGCCGCCGGGTCGCAGGACGCCTGGCGTGCACGTTCGGACCGCCGGCGGCGATGCGCGTGGCGTAACCGGAACACGGTAACGTATCGGCTCGCGCGCGACATCCCATAAATGAGGGTGGTCGAGTGCGTTCTGTAAGGTATTTGTGAACTTTCTCGTCGCGCCGGTCGTCTAATCGGCCCTCCAACGCTCCCAGAGGAACATCAGATGAATCACAAGACCCGAACGTTGCTCGGCGCGGCCGTGATTGCCGGCAGCACGCTCCTTGCCGGATGCCAGACCGACGCGGCCGCCACGGCGCCGAATGCGGCCCGCCCGGCCGACGGCAAGCCCGTGACCAAGACCGTCTACGTCGCGCCGCAGTCCGCGCGCTGCACGGGCGTCGCGCCGATGGAGTGCCTGCAGGTGCGCAGCAGCCCGAGCGAGCCGTGGAGCCTGTGGTACGCCGGCATCGAAGGGTTCGCCTATCAGCCCGGCTACCTGTACACGCTTGAAATCGACGAATACCACGTCGCGCAGCCGCCGGCCGACGGTTCGTCGATCCGCTGGGTGCTCAAGCGCGTGGTCGAGCGGCGGCAGGCGAACTGACGGCCGCGCTTACGCGGACGGTCGCGCCGCCGCATGGGTTGGCGGCGGGGCCGTATCGATCCGCCGGAACACGGCGGACGACAGCAACGTGACGACCCCCATGCACGCGAACGACAGCATGAATCCGTGCGCCATCGAGCCCTGATAGGCGGCGAACAGGTTCACGAGCCCGCCGCCGATCGACACGCCCAGACCCATCGCGAGCATCTGCATCATCGTGAACAGGCTGTTGCCGCTGCCGGCGTCGGCATGCGACAGCCCCTTGAGCGTCACGCCGTTCATCGCCGCGAACTGCATCGAGTTGGCGGCGCCGAACACGATCAGCAGCACCCCCTCCAGCACTGGCGCCGGCCGCGCCGACACCAGCGCGAACCCCGCGATCGCGCAGCCGACGATTCCCGTATTCACGACCAGAAACGCCGCGTAGCCGAAGCGCTTCACGAGCGGCGCGATCCAGCGTTTCGCGATCACGCCGGCGATCGCGGCCGGCAGCATCATCAGCCCCGATTGCAGCGGCGTATAGCCGAGCTGCACCTGCATCAGCAGCGGCAGCATGAACGGCACCGAACTCGTGCCGATCCGGCACAGCAGGTTGCCGAGCAGCCCGGAACCGAAGTTCGGCTCGCGGAACAGCCCGAGCCGGAACAGCGGCTGCGCACGCCGCCGCGCATGCGGCAGGTATGCGAGCGCGCTCGCGAGGCCGATCACGGCGAGCGCGGCCGCCCATGCGGCACGATGCGCAGGCATCGGCGGGTCGATCGCGAGCGACAGCGCGATCATCGCGACCGACAGCAGTGCACAGCCGATGAAGTCGAACGGCGGCGGCTGCGTCGCCTGGTCGTGCGGCAGGTAGCGCTGCACCGCCATGAAGCCGACCACGCCGACCGGCACGTTGACGATGAACACCCAGTGCCACGAAATCGCCTGCGTGAGCCAGCCGCCGAGCGTCGGCCCGACGATCGGGCCGAGCTGGCCGGCGATCGACACGAACGCGATCGCCGCGACGTACTGTTCGCCCGGCACGCGGCGCAGCACGGCGAGCCGCCCGATCGGCAGCAGCATCGAGCCGCCGATGCCCTGCACGGCACGCGCCACGACGAGCTGGCCGAGCGTATGCGACGCCGCGCAGCCGATCGACGCGAGCACGAACACGAGGATCGCGACCGAGAACACGCGGCGCGTGCCGAACCGGTCGGCGAGCCAGCCGGACGCCGGCGTGAGCATCGCCATCATCAGCGTGTAGGCGACCACGACGGGCTGCATCGCGAGCGGCGACGCATGCAGGCTTTGGGCGATCGAAGGCAGCGCGGTGTTGACGATCGTCGTGTCGAGCGACTGCATGAAGAACGCAGCGGCGACGATCCAGAGCAGCGCGGAGTGTGTGGGTTCCCGGGACATGGCGAAATCGATGGTGCGAAGGTCCGGTGCGGGTGCGCCCGTGCGCGGTCGCGCGGCGCCTGCCGGACTTCAATTGCTCGATGGTACCGATTCCGGTGGTCATCGGGAAGCTGCCTGAAGGCATTGACTGTCATCGAAATTGCCGATGACAATGCGGGATGCTCAATCCCGTCTGGCTCAAGACGTTCGCGACCGTCACGAACTGCCGCAGCTTCACCGAAGCGGGCCGGCAGCTCGGGCTCAACCAGTCGAGCGTCAGCGAACACATCCGTCGTCTCGAAGAGAGCGTCGGCCGGCGGCTGTTCGTGCGCGACACGCATTCGATCGCGATGACGGCCGACGGCGAGGCGCTGCTCGTGCATGCAAACGTGATCCTGCAGGCGCTCAATCGCGCGGAATCGCAGTTTCGCAAGCCGCGGCTGCAGGGGCGCGTGCGGCTCGGCGCGTCGGACGACCTCGCGCTCGTCGCGCTGCCGGAGGTGCTTGCCGCGTTCCGCGCCGCGCATCCGGACGTCGCGTTGGAAATCACCACCGGGATGACGAGCCGGCTCTACGAACTGATGGATGCCGGCGCGCTGGACCTGATGGTCGGCAAGCGGCGGCTGGGCGAGCGGCGCGGCACGCCGCTGCTGCGCGCCCGGCTTGAATGGGTTGCGCGGCCCGGCACCGTCGTCGACCTGGAGCGGCCGCTGCCGCTCGTGCTGGTGGCCGAGCCGAGCGTCACGCGGGCGGTCGTGCTGAACGCGCTCGCGGAAAAAGGGATCGGCTGGGAAGTCGTGTGTTCGAGCAGCAGCCAGCCGGGCTGCATCGCGGCCGCGCGTGCGGGGCTCGGGCTGACCGCGACGTCGCAATACCTGTCCGCGCGCGGCCTAGCGCCGCCGGTGAACGGCGACGGGCTGCCCGTGCTGCCGGACGTCGAATTCATCGCGCTCGCCGCGAAGCGGCTCAGCGAGCCGGCCGGCACGCTGCTCGAGCTGCTGGAAACCAGCGACCTGCGAGCGTCGGGCGCGGACGCCTAATGCCGCTCATGCCGGCAGATGCGCGCAATGCGCCACCATCCCGCGCCGGCGCACGCGCCTGCGCCTGCGCCGCGAATCGTCAGGCGGACCGCTTCTGCGAAATCACGAGCAGCGCGCCGTTCTTGTCTTCCAGCACCGCCCGGTATTCGTGCGGCCCGACCTGCACGGGCACGCGCACCGATGCGCCGGCCTTCACGACCCGCGCCATCGCCGCATACAGGTCGTCGTCCTCGTCGACGCGCAGCGTGAGCGCCGCGCGCTCGACGATCTGCTCGTCGCCCGCGACCAGCGCGATCGTCAGCGGCCCGCCGTCGAGCGCGCAATAGCGGTCGCCGTCGCGGAACTTCACGTTCAGGCCCAGCCCGTCGACGAACAGCGGCAGCGCCGTGTCGATGTCGTCGACCGGATACAGCAGCATCGATACCTTCATTCCGGTTCTCCCTTGTCTTGATGTGGGCGGCGTGCAATGCGCCGCCGGTCGATGCTAGCGCGTCGCTCGCGCCGCCACGCAGTCCGATCGGATGACGGTGAAACCCCTCTGTCCCCGCAGGCGTGCAGCTACTCCGAACAGATGATGTCCGCGCCAGCCGGCGCGCCGACACTCCCATTCGTGGACCGTCGCTATTCGTCCGTATCGTGCGGGCGGCCTGCGCGACCCCGACTCGTCCAACATACATGGAGACGTACGCAATGAAGTTTTCCCTCATCTACGAAGCCCAGACCACCGACGCATCGCGCGAGGGCGACCACCGGGTGTTCAAGGAGACGGTCGAGCAGGCGCTGCTCGCCGAGCAGGTCGGTTTCGACACGATCTGGTGCGTGGAGCACACGTCGCTGACCAACTATGCGCACATGAGCGCGCCGGAAACCTTCCTTGCCTACCTGGCCGGCCGCACGACGCGCATCGGCCTCGGCCACGGCGTCGTGTGCCTGCCGCCCGCGATGAACCACCCGATCAAGGTCGCCGAGCGCGTCGCGCTGCTCGACATCCTGTCGGGCGGCCGCGTGCATTTCGGCGTCGGCAAGGGCGGCAGCCAGCAGGAAGCGGGCGCGTTCGGCTACGACCTCAACGAACTGCAGCCGATGATCGACGAATCGATGTATCTCGTGCCGAAGATGTTCGTGCAGGACGAGATCGAGCACGACGGCAAGTACATCAAGATCCCGAAGCGCCCGATCCACCCGAAGCCGTTCCAGGATCCGCACCCGCCGATGTACCTCGCCTGTACGAACACCGACGCGCTGCTGCGCGCCGGCCAGCGCGGGATGGGCGCGCTGGTGCTCGGCTTCGGCGGCCCGGACGAAGTCGCGAAGAAGAACGCCGTGTACCGCGAAGCGTGGGCGAACCGCAAGCCGGAAGACCAGGTCGGCTTCCGCCCGACCCAGCACCTCGCGGCGCTGTGCCCGACGGTCGTGATGGCCGACGGCCAGGCTGCCCGCAAGATCGGCATCCGCGGCCAGCGCTACTTCATGGAGTCGCTTGCGTACTGGTACACGGGCGGCGAGCGTCCGGACCCGGCGAAGTGGGGCGACGACCTCGTGCAGGCCGACACCGGCGAGATGGTGATCCGCTCGCGCTTCGCGTCGGAGGAGGTCGTCGTGAACTTCGCCGACCCGGCGCTCGCGATGATGAACCCGAACCATGCGTACGGCACGGTGGACGACTGCATCGGCTATGTCGGCCGACTGCAGGAAGCCGGCGTCGACGAAGTGCTGTTCCTGTGCCAGATGGGCACGGTGCCGCACGAAGCGCAGATGGAGACGATCCGCAACATCGGCGAGCACGTGATCCCGTTCTTCAACAAGGAGAAGGAACGCGCCTGCGCGTGAACGGGGCCGCGCCCATCGTCACGTCCGATCGGACGATGCGGCGCGGTCGTGCGAAGCCGACCATCGGTGGTGGCGAGCTTCGCCCGCGGCCAGGGCCGCGCCGAACAACTTTGAACGAGAGCGGGGCGGGCGCCGCGGCGCCGCCCCCGTTCCACAGGAGACATTCGTGCATCGCGACAACGATTCGAACGCATTGGCCGCCACGCTGATCGCCCGGGCCGAGGCACTGGCGCCGACGCTGGCCGGCCGCGCCGCGCAGGCGGAAGAGCAGGGCCGCATCCCGGCGGAGACGATCGCCGACATGCAGGCCGCCGGCTTCTTCAAGGTGCTGCAGCCGAAGCGCTACGGCGGCTACGAGCTCGATCCGCAGGCCTTCTTCGACATCCAGATGGCGCTCGCGCGCGGCTGCATGTCGACCGCGTGGGTGTACGGCGTCGTCGGCGTGCACAACTGGCAACTCGCGCTGTTCGACGAACGCGCGCAGCAGGACGTGTGGGGCAACGACCCGGCCACGCTGATCGCGTCGACCTACATGCCGGTCGGCCGCGTGACGCCGGTCGATGGCGGCTTCCGCCTGTCGGGCCACTGGAAATTCTCGAGCGGCAGCGAACTGTGCGAATGGGTGTTCCTCGGCGCGCTGGTGCCGCCGGCCGTTGCCGGCCAGCCGCCTGAATACCGGACCTTCCTGCTGCCGAAATCCGACTACCGGATCCAGCAGGACTGGGACGTGCTCGGCCTGCGCGCGACGGGCAGCCACGACATCGTCGTCGACGACGTGTTCGTGCCCGCGTACCGCACGCACAAGGCGATCGACGGGATGATGGGCACCAGCCCCGGCCTCGCAATCAACGATGCGCCGCTGTTCAAGCTGCCGTTCGCGCAGATCTTCGTGCGCGCGGTGTGCACGTCGTGCATCGGCGCGCTGCAGGGTGCGCTCGACGATTTCACCGGCTATGCGGCGACGCGCGTGTCCGCCAACAGCGGCGCGAAGACGACCGACGATCCGGGTGCGCAGAACGCGTGCGCGAACGCGGCCGTCGCGATCGACGAGATGAAGGTGCTGCTCAAGCGCAATTTCGCTGAGCTGATGGCGTCGGTCACCGGCGGCCCGGCCGTGTCGATCGAGCGTCGCGTGCATTTCCGCTACCAGTCCGCGCAAGTCGCCGAGCGCTGCGCGCAGGCTGCGAATACGCTGTTGCGCTACGCGGGCGGCAACGGCATCTATCACCGCAATCCGCTGGTGCGGCGTTTCCTCGACCTGCATGCGGCCCGCGCGCACTACGCGAACAACGTGGACCGCTTCGGCCAGAACCTCGGCGCCGTGATGCTCGGCCGCGAAAACACGGACTTCTTCATCTGACGAGGCCGTGATGAGCGACACGCAAGCACAGCAATACACGTTCGACGTGGTCGTCGTCGGCTCGGGCGCGGGCGCGCTGCTCGCCGCGTGCCGTGCGGCCGATCGCGGGCTGTCCGTCGTCGTGATCGAGAAGACGGCGCTGTATGGCGGCACGTCGGCTGTATCCGGCGGCGGCATCTGGATCCCGTGCAACCACCACATCGCCGATCTCGGTGCGACCGACACGCGCGAAGCCGCGCACCGCTACCTCGACGCGTGCGTGGCTGGCGCATCGACGCCCGACAAGCTCGACACGTATCTCGACCGCGCGCCGGAGATGCTGCGCTACCTGGAATCGAAGACGCCGGTGCGCTATCAGGCGCTGCCGAAGTACGCGGACTATTTCCAGAAGCTGCCGGGTGCGATGCCGGGCTACCGCGCGCTCGATCCGCTGCCGTTCGACGGCGGGTTGCTCGGCGACGAATTCGACCGGTTGCGGCCGCCGTCGCCCGGTACGCTGATCGGCGGGCGCGTCGCGGTGACGTCGAAGGAGGCGCACACGCTGTTCTCGCGCGGGCCCGGTTTCATGAAGCTCGCGATCGCGCAGTTCGGCCGTTACTGGCTCGATCTCGGCATGCGCCGCCGTACGCGGCGCGACCGCCGCCTGACACTCGGCAATGCGCTGATCGGCGGGCTGCGCCGTGCGTTGCTCGACCGCAACGTGCCCGTGTGGCTCGATACGCCGATGCGCGACCTGCTCGAGGTGGACGGCCGCGTGACGGGCGTGCGCGCGCAGCGCTACGGGCAGCCGGTGACGATCGCCGCGCGGCGCGGCGTGATCCTCGGCGCGGGTGGCTTCGAGCGCAACCAGCCGATGCGCGAGCGCTACCTGCCGCAGCCGACGCAGGCGCAATGGAGCGCGACGCCGCCGTCGAACACCGGCGACGCGATCGCCGAAGGCCACCGGCTCGGCGGCGCGCTGGCACTGATGGACCACGTGTGGGGCGCGCCGACGGTCGGCGTCGCGGGCGAGGAGAAGCAGCGCGCGCTGTTCGTCGAACGCAACCTGCCGGGCTGCGTGATCGTGAACAGCCTCGGCAAGCGCTTCGTCAACGAGGCCGCGCCGTATTCCGAGTTCGTGCCCGCGATGTATCGCGACCATGCACGCACCGGTGCGTGCGTACCGGCGTGGATGGTGTTCGACGCGCGCTTTCGCCGCAAGTATCCGTGCGGGCCGATCATGCCGGCATCGATGATGCCCGATGCGCGGATTCCGGAAGCGTTCCGCGACGTGCTCGTGAAGGCCGACACGGTCGACGCGCTGGCCGCGCGGATCGGCGTCGATGCGGCCGGGTTGCGCGACACGCTGCGCGACATGGCGCGCTATGCGGTCACCGGCATCGACGAAGCGTTCGGCAAGGGCGACAACGCGTTCGACACGTACTACGGCGATCCGCGGAACACGCCGAACCCGTGCCTCGGGCCGGTCGACCAGGCGCCGTTCTACGCAGTGCGAATCGATGCGGGCGAAATCGGCACGAAAGGCGGGCTTGTCACCGACGTGCACGCCCGCGTGCTGCGCGCCGACGGCGAACCGATCGACGGCCTCTACGCAATCGGCAACACCAGCGCATCGATGATGGGCGCGAGCTACCCCGGCGCGGGCTCGACGCTCGGTCCGGCGATGACCTTCGGGTATCTCGCCGCCGACCACCTGGCTGCTCGCGCAGCCGACGCCGGAGGCCGGCCAGCCCGGCCATCCACGACTGAACTTGACGGAGTACGAACATGAGCGATCTCACCAACCATCCGCTGCGCACCGACATGCTGCTCGCGATGCGCCGCCTCGCGCGCTCCGTCACGG
It encodes the following:
- a CDS encoding DUF4377 domain-containing protein, with the translated sequence MNHKTRTLLGAAVIAGSTLLAGCQTDAAATAPNAARPADGKPVTKTVYVAPQSARCTGVAPMECLQVRSSPSEPWSLWYAGIEGFAYQPGYLYTLEIDEYHVAQPPADGSSIRWVLKRVVERRQAN
- a CDS encoding DHA2 family efflux MFS transporter permease subunit: MSREPTHSALLWIVAAAFFMQSLDTTIVNTALPSIAQSLHASPLAMQPVVVAYTLMMAMLTPASGWLADRFGTRRVFSVAILVFVLASIGCAASHTLGQLVVARAVQGIGGSMLLPIGRLAVLRRVPGEQYVAAIAFVSIAGQLGPIVGPTLGGWLTQAISWHWVFIVNVPVGVVGFMAVQRYLPHDQATQPPPFDFIGCALLSVAMIALSLAIDPPMPAHRAAWAAALAVIGLASALAYLPHARRRAQPLFRLGLFREPNFGSGLLGNLLCRIGTSSVPFMLPLLMQVQLGYTPLQSGLMMLPAAIAGVIAKRWIAPLVKRFGYAAFLVVNTGIVGCAIAGFALVSARPAPVLEGVLLIVFGAANSMQFAAMNGVTLKGLSHADAGSGNSLFTMMQMLAMGLGVSIGGGLVNLFAAYQGSMAHGFMLSFACMGVVTLLSSAVFRRIDTAPPPTHAAARPSA
- a CDS encoding LysR family transcriptional regulator — protein: MLNPVWLKTFATVTNCRSFTEAGRQLGLNQSSVSEHIRRLEESVGRRLFVRDTHSIAMTADGEALLVHANVILQALNRAESQFRKPRLQGRVRLGASDDLALVALPEVLAAFRAAHPDVALEITTGMTSRLYELMDAGALDLMVGKRRLGERRGTPLLRARLEWVARPGTVVDLERPLPLVLVAEPSVTRAVVLNALAEKGIGWEVVCSSSSQPGCIAAARAGLGLTATSQYLSARGLAPPVNGDGLPVLPDVEFIALAAKRLSEPAGTLLELLETSDLRASGADA
- a CDS encoding VOC family protein, whose amino-acid sequence is MKVSMLLYPVDDIDTALPLFVDGLGLNVKFRDGDRYCALDGGPLTIALVAGDEQIVERAALTLRVDEDDDLYAAMARVVKAGASVRVPVQVGPHEYRAVLEDKNGALLVISQKRSA
- a CDS encoding LLM class flavin-dependent oxidoreductase; this translates as MKFSLIYEAQTTDASREGDHRVFKETVEQALLAEQVGFDTIWCVEHTSLTNYAHMSAPETFLAYLAGRTTRIGLGHGVVCLPPAMNHPIKVAERVALLDILSGGRVHFGVGKGGSQQEAGAFGYDLNELQPMIDESMYLVPKMFVQDEIEHDGKYIKIPKRPIHPKPFQDPHPPMYLACTNTDALLRAGQRGMGALVLGFGGPDEVAKKNAVYREAWANRKPEDQVGFRPTQHLAALCPTVVMADGQAARKIGIRGQRYFMESLAYWYTGGERPDPAKWGDDLVQADTGEMVIRSRFASEEVVVNFADPALAMMNPNHAYGTVDDCIGYVGRLQEAGVDEVLFLCQMGTVPHEAQMETIRNIGEHVIPFFNKEKERACA
- a CDS encoding acyl-CoA dehydrogenase family protein; its protein translation is MHRDNDSNALAATLIARAEALAPTLAGRAAQAEEQGRIPAETIADMQAAGFFKVLQPKRYGGYELDPQAFFDIQMALARGCMSTAWVYGVVGVHNWQLALFDERAQQDVWGNDPATLIASTYMPVGRVTPVDGGFRLSGHWKFSSGSELCEWVFLGALVPPAVAGQPPEYRTFLLPKSDYRIQQDWDVLGLRATGSHDIVVDDVFVPAYRTHKAIDGMMGTSPGLAINDAPLFKLPFAQIFVRAVCTSCIGALQGALDDFTGYAATRVSANSGAKTTDDPGAQNACANAAVAIDEMKVLLKRNFAELMASVTGGPAVSIERRVHFRYQSAQVAERCAQAANTLLRYAGGNGIYHRNPLVRRFLDLHAARAHYANNVDRFGQNLGAVMLGRENTDFFI
- a CDS encoding FAD-dependent oxidoreductase yields the protein MSDTQAQQYTFDVVVVGSGAGALLAACRAADRGLSVVVIEKTALYGGTSAVSGGGIWIPCNHHIADLGATDTREAAHRYLDACVAGASTPDKLDTYLDRAPEMLRYLESKTPVRYQALPKYADYFQKLPGAMPGYRALDPLPFDGGLLGDEFDRLRPPSPGTLIGGRVAVTSKEAHTLFSRGPGFMKLAIAQFGRYWLDLGMRRRTRRDRRLTLGNALIGGLRRALLDRNVPVWLDTPMRDLLEVDGRVTGVRAQRYGQPVTIAARRGVILGAGGFERNQPMRERYLPQPTQAQWSATPPSNTGDAIAEGHRLGGALALMDHVWGAPTVGVAGEEKQRALFVERNLPGCVIVNSLGKRFVNEAAPYSEFVPAMYRDHARTGACVPAWMVFDARFRRKYPCGPIMPASMMPDARIPEAFRDVLVKADTVDALAARIGVDAAGLRDTLRDMARYAVTGIDEAFGKGDNAFDTYYGDPRNTPNPCLGPVDQAPFYAVRIDAGEIGTKGGLVTDVHARVLRADGEPIDGLYAIGNTSASMMGASYPGAGSTLGPAMTFGYLAADHLAARAADAGGRPARPSTTELDGVRT